One region of Ahniella affigens genomic DNA includes:
- a CDS encoding FAD-dependent oxidoreductase: protein MKITPFQFMDVPRKQPRELAVAVRVLGWSEIYGSFDAAGATEQSARCLDCGNPYCSAKCPVHNDIPNWLALVREGRLFEACDLAHETNPLPEICGRVCPQDRLCEGACTINVGFEAVTIGSVEKYIVDTAVKAGWRPDLSRVRPTRFKVAIIGAGPAGLACADRLARAGIAAHVFDRYEEIGGLLTFGIPPFKLEKEVIATRRMLLEGMGVQFHLGVEIGRDQSFETLLNDFDAVFIGNGAYRYVNGRLSGQDRPGVVPALPFLVSNGRRVLGSESAHEAVIAGWSHGAPTLDLAGKRVVVLGGGDTGMDCVRTAVRLGASQVTCVYRRDEASMPGSRREVKNAKDEGVQFLFNRQPLAILGHGPEDDSPVRAVQMAETEISAGSRSGGVQTIPGSEREIAADLVIQAFGFRAEQPAWLRSVLAADDLDAEQRVQVRRSDAGRRQPRSARLAYQTSVAKVFAGGDTVRGADLVVTAVQDGRDAAESIRRWLTIPQEG, encoded by the coding sequence ATGAAGATCACGCCGTTTCAGTTCATGGATGTGCCAAGGAAGCAGCCACGCGAGCTTGCGGTGGCAGTGCGTGTGCTCGGGTGGTCCGAAATCTACGGCAGCTTTGATGCCGCCGGCGCGACCGAGCAGAGTGCACGCTGCCTGGACTGTGGAAATCCGTATTGCTCGGCCAAGTGTCCGGTCCACAACGACATTCCAAACTGGTTGGCGCTCGTACGCGAAGGGCGGCTGTTTGAGGCGTGTGATCTGGCCCACGAAACGAACCCGTTGCCGGAAATCTGTGGTCGCGTGTGCCCGCAGGATCGCTTGTGCGAGGGCGCTTGCACGATCAACGTGGGCTTTGAGGCGGTGACGATCGGCTCCGTAGAGAAATACATCGTCGATACTGCCGTGAAGGCGGGCTGGCGCCCGGATCTGAGCCGGGTGCGACCGACGCGTTTCAAGGTCGCCATCATCGGCGCCGGGCCAGCCGGGCTTGCCTGTGCTGACCGTTTGGCGCGTGCCGGCATCGCGGCGCATGTCTTCGATCGCTACGAAGAAATTGGTGGTCTGCTGACGTTTGGCATTCCGCCGTTCAAGCTCGAAAAAGAAGTGATTGCGACACGCCGCATGTTGCTTGAAGGCATGGGCGTGCAGTTTCACCTGGGCGTCGAAATTGGCCGCGACCAAAGCTTCGAGACGTTGTTGAACGACTTCGACGCGGTGTTCATCGGCAATGGCGCGTATCGCTATGTAAACGGCCGGCTGTCTGGCCAGGATCGACCGGGCGTGGTGCCCGCGTTGCCGTTTCTGGTCAGCAATGGCCGACGGGTCCTGGGTTCCGAATCTGCCCATGAAGCAGTGATTGCAGGCTGGTCGCATGGCGCGCCCACGCTCGATCTGGCGGGCAAGCGAGTCGTGGTGCTTGGTGGCGGCGATACCGGCATGGATTGTGTGCGCACCGCGGTTCGGCTCGGGGCGTCGCAGGTCACCTGCGTGTACCGGCGCGATGAGGCGTCGATGCCGGGCAGTCGCCGGGAAGTCAAGAACGCCAAGGACGAAGGCGTGCAGTTCCTGTTCAACCGACAACCGCTTGCGATTTTGGGGCATGGGCCAGAGGACGACAGTCCCGTACGCGCCGTGCAGATGGCAGAAACCGAAATCAGTGCCGGATCGCGCAGCGGTGGGGTCCAGACGATTCCCGGCAGCGAGCGCGAAATTGCTGCCGACCTCGTCATTCAGGCGTTTGGCTTTCGCGCCGAGCAACCAGCGTGGTTGCGGTCGGTACTCGCCGCTGATGATCTGGATGCCGAGCAGCGCGTGCAGGTTCGGCGCAGCGATGCGGGCCGGCGGCAACCGCGTTCGGCCCGATTGGCATACCAGACCAGCGTTGCGAAAGTCTTCGCGGGCGGGGATACGGTTCGCGGCGCCGATCTCGTGGTCACGGCGGTGCAAGACGGCCGCGACGCCGCAGAGAGCATTCGGCGCTGGCTGACGATTCCGCAGGAAGGCTGA
- a CDS encoding class I SAM-dependent methyltransferase, with translation MLHRSLLALAGASLLSVTSLAAAAGEVTLDSVLAGKHRTEANQARDQYRHPKETLAFFGIKPDMHVIEITPGGGWYTEVLGPWLKGQGSLTAAVVDPASASSDGAKKYYTKSNGDFAAKLAADPEHYSDVKTVSFKMGAASFGDPGSADAVLTFRNVHNWTAAKADADMFNAFFNVLKAGGVLGVVEHRAASGTSAEASAKSGYIAQDYVVKLATDAGFVLEAESEINANPKDTKDHPNGVWTLPPNFAMGDKDHDKYAAIGESDRMTLRFRKPAAKQ, from the coding sequence ATGTTGCATCGTTCTTTGCTGGCCCTGGCTGGCGCGTCCTTGCTCTCCGTGACGTCGTTGGCGGCTGCTGCTGGCGAGGTCACTCTCGATTCCGTCTTGGCCGGCAAGCATCGCACCGAGGCCAACCAGGCCCGTGATCAGTATCGTCATCCAAAGGAAACGCTGGCGTTTTTCGGTATCAAACCGGACATGCACGTCATCGAGATCACCCCGGGTGGCGGCTGGTACACCGAGGTGCTCGGCCCGTGGCTCAAGGGCCAGGGTAGCTTGACGGCTGCCGTGGTCGATCCGGCGTCGGCATCCAGCGATGGGGCGAAAAAGTACTATACGAAGAGCAACGGCGATTTCGCGGCCAAGCTGGCGGCGGATCCCGAGCACTACTCAGACGTCAAGACCGTCTCGTTCAAGATGGGCGCGGCAAGCTTCGGTGATCCGGGCAGCGCCGACGCGGTGCTGACGTTTCGCAACGTGCACAACTGGACTGCGGCCAAGGCCGACGCCGACATGTTCAACGCGTTCTTCAACGTCCTGAAGGCCGGTGGCGTGCTCGGTGTGGTCGAGCACCGCGCCGCTTCCGGAACGAGTGCCGAAGCCAGTGCCAAGTCCGGGTACATTGCGCAGGACTATGTCGTGAAGCTGGCGACGGATGCGGGCTTTGTGCTCGAAGCCGAGAGCGAGATCAACGCGAATCCTAAGGACACCAAAGACCATCCGAATGGCGTCTGGACCCTGCCGCCGAATTTCGCGATGGGCGACAAGGACCACGACAAGTACGCCGCGATCGGTGAGTCGGATCGGATGACGCTCCGGTTCCGAAAGCCGGCAGCCAAGCAGTAA
- a CDS encoding undecaprenyl-diphosphate phosphatase yields MEWWHVVILALVQALTEFLPVSSSGHLGLVGFFLGWPYQGISFDLALHAGTLGAVVIYYWNDLWAIAQSCLHFRRNDGDDQQNRKLALILIIGTIPAVIVGLAMGEEFANTLRTPVLIAVNLIVFGLVLWAADRFGGKHRQWSGLSWKDGLLIGIGQASALIPGISRSGITMTVALGLGMNRVDAARFSFLLSVPITIAACAHGALNLFKGDEAFVAMDFLLGAAVALASGLAVMHFLLSFLKRAGMLPFVVYRIALGVLVLLMVGQYV; encoded by the coding sequence ATGGAATGGTGGCATGTCGTCATCCTGGCATTAGTTCAGGCATTGACTGAGTTTTTGCCGGTATCAAGCTCCGGACATCTGGGACTGGTCGGGTTCTTTCTGGGTTGGCCGTATCAAGGCATCAGCTTCGACTTGGCGCTGCATGCGGGCACGCTCGGCGCGGTGGTCATCTATTACTGGAACGATCTGTGGGCCATTGCGCAGTCGTGCTTACACTTCCGCCGCAACGACGGCGACGATCAACAGAACCGCAAGCTGGCGCTCATTCTGATCATCGGCACGATTCCGGCCGTGATTGTTGGCTTGGCAATGGGTGAGGAATTTGCCAACACCCTGCGGACACCGGTGCTGATTGCGGTGAATCTCATTGTATTCGGACTGGTGCTGTGGGCGGCCGACCGTTTTGGCGGCAAGCATCGGCAATGGTCTGGCCTCAGTTGGAAAGATGGCCTGCTGATCGGCATTGGCCAGGCCAGTGCGTTGATCCCAGGCATTTCGCGCTCGGGCATCACGATGACCGTCGCGCTCGGTCTTGGAATGAACCGGGTTGATGCCGCGCGTTTTTCGTTTCTGTTGTCAGTGCCGATCACGATTGCAGCCTGCGCGCATGGCGCGTTGAACCTGTTCAAGGGCGACGAGGCTTTTGTCGCCATGGACTTCTTGCTCGGCGCGGCCGTGGCATTGGCTTCTGGCCTCGCGGTGATGCATTTCCTGCTGAGCTTCTTGAAGCGCGCCGGGATGCTGCCATTCGTGGTGTACCGAATTGCGCTCGGTGTCCTTGTGCTGCTGATGGTGGGTCAATACGTATGA
- the gltB gene encoding glutamate synthase large subunit gives MADGSDNPEGGEQRPASLGLYESRFEHDACGFGLIASLDHEPKRSLIDAGLTALERMAHRGAVGADGKSGDGCGVLLSKPEKFLRHMAAEVGLRLGPIFAAGNVFLSRDPERAAVARERLKRECERVEVRLIGWRDLPIDLSPLGDAARASLPDMQQVFVQPTVAMDQTSFQRALFLARRRTEIALAADKDFYVVSLSAQSLGYKAMVLPANLPVFYPDLRHPLMAASFITFHQRFSTNTAPRWPLAQPFRYLAHNGEINTIEGNRHWAEARSSKWRTPAIDLRELKPLVSLDGSDSMSLDNMLEVLLIGGMELIHAMRVLIPPATGALEATDPDLAAFYDYHSLSVDPWDGPAAIVLCDGRYAACTVDRNGLRPARWLLTEDRHLMVASESGVFDVPAASIVKKGKLGPGEMVAADLYSGELLDSSAIDAINRARAPFKRWLKQGSRYLTSDLIDPALAAEPFTSERLLRHQKLFQLTREEREDVLRVLAETEQEAVGSMGDDTPLAVLSELPRSLYDYFRQAFAQVTNPPIDPLREQCVMSLVTQIGREGNVFEMAPENARQIMLNSPVLSQRKLRQILAMDEFVNAHERFRLYAAPELGLKAALEVLCARVEESVRAGTVIVILSDLDPEAGLLPMHALLATGAVHEHLVKAGLRCECNLIIETGTARDPHHFACLIGYGATAVYPYLAYQTLLSLGAEKVLKPKRSGEATELGRSFRRGIKKGLLKIISKMGISTIGSYRGARLFEIIGLKRDVVDLCFAHTPSRVGGAGFKELEQEALDLLQLALDPAEGLEAGSLLKYRHGGEYHMFNPEVVQNLQRAVMTGDFSDYQRFADAVNERPPSTLRDLLELKVLAEPIPLSEVEPVELLLKRFDSAGMSLGALSPEAHEALAIAMNRLGGRSNSGEGGEDPARYGTEKSSKIKQVASGRFGVTPEYLINAEVLQIKVAQGAKPGEGGQLPGHKVNDLIARLRYARPGIGLISPPPHHDIYSIEDLAQLIFDLKQINPEALVSVKLVAHAGIGTVVAGVAKAYADLVTISGYDGGTGASPISSIKYAGTPWEMGLAEARQTLRQNGLRSKVRLQIDGGLKTGLDVVKAALLGADSFGFGTVPMIALGCKYLRICHLNNCATGVATQDERLREQHFTGLPERVMNYFQFVAEETRHWLAKLGARSLEEIIGRTDLLRVLEGDTAKQHGLDLRPLLANDALVTDSMHCAADTRNPPRDPALLAKRMLAELRPAIVNKSGGEFAFEISNRDRSIGAGISGLIARHHGNHGMQDKPLYLRLHGHAGQSFGAFNAGGLNLYLEGDANDYVGKGMSDGKIVLRPPQSARYVPKDTPIMGNTCLYGATGGELYAAGRAGERFAVRNSGATAVIEGAGDHCCEYMTGGVVVVLGSTGMNFGAGFTGGLAYVLDLDRNFVDRYNHELIDILRLSPEGMEHHLQHLKRLVTRHVFETESSWGRTLLTEYRDFVGKFWLVKPKAASLESLIDSLKRAA, from the coding sequence ATGGCGGATGGATCAGACAACCCTGAAGGTGGCGAGCAGCGACCCGCGAGCCTGGGTCTTTACGAGTCGCGATTTGAGCATGATGCGTGTGGCTTTGGCCTGATCGCATCGCTCGACCATGAGCCGAAACGCAGCCTGATTGATGCCGGCCTCACGGCGCTCGAGCGCATGGCGCATCGCGGCGCTGTCGGCGCCGATGGCAAGAGCGGCGACGGCTGTGGCGTGTTGTTGTCCAAGCCTGAAAAATTCCTTCGTCATATGGCGGCTGAAGTTGGGCTCCGACTCGGACCCATCTTTGCCGCCGGCAATGTCTTTTTGAGTCGGGATCCCGAGCGCGCCGCTGTCGCCCGCGAGCGCCTGAAGCGGGAGTGCGAGCGCGTCGAGGTGCGTCTGATCGGCTGGCGCGATTTGCCAATCGATCTGAGTCCTTTGGGCGATGCGGCACGCGCGTCATTGCCCGACATGCAGCAGGTCTTCGTGCAACCGACGGTGGCGATGGACCAGACGAGCTTTCAGCGCGCCCTGTTCCTGGCCCGGCGACGAACCGAGATCGCGCTTGCAGCCGACAAAGACTTCTACGTCGTGTCGTTGTCCGCGCAGAGTCTGGGCTACAAGGCGATGGTGCTGCCGGCCAACTTGCCGGTGTTCTATCCCGACCTTCGGCACCCGCTGATGGCCGCGAGCTTCATCACGTTCCACCAGCGATTCTCGACCAACACCGCGCCGCGCTGGCCGCTCGCGCAGCCCTTCCGGTATCTGGCGCACAATGGCGAAATCAACACGATCGAAGGGAATCGGCACTGGGCCGAGGCGCGGAGTTCCAAATGGCGGACGCCAGCGATCGATCTCCGCGAACTGAAGCCGCTCGTGTCGCTCGATGGCTCCGACTCGATGAGTCTGGACAACATGTTGGAAGTGCTGCTCATTGGTGGCATGGAACTGATTCACGCGATGCGTGTATTGATTCCGCCCGCCACCGGAGCGCTGGAAGCGACTGATCCGGACTTGGCAGCGTTCTACGATTACCACTCGCTGTCGGTCGATCCGTGGGATGGCCCGGCGGCGATCGTGCTGTGTGATGGGCGCTATGCCGCCTGTACCGTTGATCGCAACGGCTTGCGGCCAGCGCGCTGGTTGTTGACGGAAGACCGTCACCTGATGGTGGCCTCTGAGTCGGGTGTATTCGATGTGCCGGCAGCGTCGATCGTCAAGAAGGGTAAGCTCGGCCCGGGCGAAATGGTCGCGGCCGACCTTTACAGTGGCGAACTGCTCGACAGTAGCGCGATCGATGCGATCAATCGCGCCCGGGCGCCGTTCAAGCGTTGGCTGAAGCAAGGCAGCCGCTACCTCACGTCGGATCTGATCGACCCGGCCTTGGCGGCCGAACCGTTCACCTCCGAGCGTTTGCTCCGGCATCAAAAGTTGTTCCAACTGACGCGCGAAGAACGGGAGGACGTGCTCCGCGTCTTGGCGGAAACCGAGCAGGAGGCCGTTGGCTCGATGGGCGACGACACGCCGTTGGCGGTGCTGTCCGAATTGCCGCGGTCGCTGTATGACTATTTCCGCCAGGCGTTTGCCCAGGTCACCAATCCGCCAATCGACCCGCTGCGCGAGCAATGTGTCATGAGTCTCGTGACGCAGATTGGTCGCGAGGGCAACGTGTTTGAGATGGCGCCCGAGAACGCGCGCCAGATCATGCTGAACTCGCCGGTGTTGTCGCAGCGGAAGCTCCGGCAGATCCTCGCGATGGACGAGTTCGTCAACGCGCACGAACGATTTCGATTGTACGCGGCGCCCGAGCTTGGCTTGAAAGCGGCGCTCGAAGTCCTGTGCGCGCGCGTCGAGGAATCGGTGCGGGCTGGGACCGTCATCGTGATCCTGTCAGACCTCGATCCGGAAGCCGGCTTGTTGCCGATGCACGCGCTGTTGGCGACGGGTGCGGTGCATGAGCACCTGGTCAAGGCTGGACTGCGCTGCGAATGCAACCTGATCATCGAGACGGGCACGGCGCGCGACCCGCATCATTTTGCGTGCCTGATTGGCTATGGCGCCACTGCGGTGTACCCGTATCTGGCTTACCAGACCTTGCTGTCGCTTGGTGCTGAGAAGGTGTTGAAGCCGAAGCGGAGTGGCGAAGCGACAGAGTTGGGCCGCAGTTTCCGGCGTGGCATCAAAAAGGGATTGCTGAAGATCATCTCGAAGATGGGAATTTCGACCATCGGTTCGTATCGAGGGGCGCGCCTGTTCGAGATCATCGGGTTGAAGCGCGACGTCGTCGATCTGTGTTTTGCGCACACGCCCAGTCGGGTCGGCGGCGCCGGCTTCAAGGAACTGGAGCAGGAGGCACTCGACTTGCTGCAACTGGCGCTCGACCCCGCCGAGGGACTCGAAGCCGGCAGTCTGCTGAAGTACCGCCACGGCGGCGAGTACCACATGTTCAACCCGGAAGTGGTGCAGAACCTGCAGCGCGCCGTGATGACCGGCGACTTTAGCGACTATCAGCGCTTTGCCGATGCGGTCAACGAACGGCCGCCATCGACGTTGCGGGATCTCTTGGAGTTGAAGGTTCTGGCTGAGCCGATTCCGTTAAGCGAGGTCGAGCCGGTCGAACTGCTGCTGAAACGATTCGACTCGGCGGGCATGTCGCTCGGTGCCCTGTCGCCCGAGGCGCACGAGGCGCTCGCCATTGCGATGAACCGGCTGGGCGGACGCTCGAATTCCGGCGAAGGCGGCGAAGACCCGGCGCGCTATGGCACCGAGAAGTCGTCGAAGATCAAGCAGGTGGCGTCCGGCCGATTCGGCGTGACGCCCGAGTATCTGATCAATGCCGAAGTGCTGCAGATCAAAGTGGCGCAAGGTGCGAAGCCGGGCGAGGGTGGGCAGCTGCCTGGTCACAAGGTCAACGATCTGATTGCACGGTTGCGCTATGCGCGGCCGGGTATCGGATTGATTTCGCCGCCGCCCCATCACGATATCTATTCGATCGAAGACTTGGCGCAGCTCATTTTCGACTTGAAGCAGATTAACCCCGAGGCGCTTGTGTCGGTCAAGCTGGTGGCACATGCCGGTATCGGCACGGTCGTCGCGGGCGTGGCCAAGGCGTACGCGGATTTGGTGACGATCTCGGGCTATGACGGTGGCACCGGCGCAAGCCCGATCTCATCCATCAAATACGCGGGCACGCCCTGGGAAATGGGTCTTGCGGAAGCGCGGCAGACACTCCGGCAGAACGGCTTGCGCAGCAAAGTCCGGCTGCAGATTGATGGTGGCCTGAAGACCGGCCTCGATGTCGTCAAGGCCGCACTGCTCGGCGCCGACAGTTTCGGTTTCGGTACGGTGCCGATGATCGCGCTGGGGTGCAAATATCTCCGCATCTGTCACTTGAACAATTGCGCGACCGGTGTTGCCACGCAGGATGAGCGCTTGCGCGAGCAGCACTTCACGGGCTTGCCCGAGCGCGTCATGAACTACTTCCAGTTCGTCGCCGAAGAGACCCGGCATTGGCTCGCCAAACTGGGGGCGCGCTCGCTGGAGGAGATCATCGGGCGTACCGACTTGCTGCGAGTGTTGGAGGGCGATACTGCGAAACAACATGGGCTCGACTTGCGCCCGCTACTGGCGAACGATGCGCTGGTCACGGACAGCATGCATTGCGCGGCCGACACCCGCAATCCACCGCGCGATCCCGCTTTGCTTGCGAAGCGCATGCTGGCCGAGCTTCGGCCGGCGATCGTTAACAAGTCAGGCGGCGAATTCGCCTTTGAGATCAGTAATCGCGATCGCTCGATCGGGGCCGGGATCTCTGGCTTGATTGCGCGCCATCATGGCAATCACGGCATGCAGGACAAGCCGCTTTATCTGCGCTTGCACGGCCATGCCGGGCAGAGCTTCGGCGCGTTCAATGCAGGTGGTTTGAATCTGTATCTGGAAGGCGATGCCAACGACTATGTTGGCAAAGGCATGAGTGATGGCAAGATTGTGCTGCGGCCGCCGCAGTCGGCCCGTTATGTACCGAAGGACACGCCCATCATGGGCAATACCTGCCTCTATGGTGCAACGGGTGGCGAGCTCTATGCCGCCGGTCGGGCCGGTGAGCGCTTCGCAGTTCGAAATTCGGGTGCGACCGCCGTCATCGAAGGGGCAGGCGATCATTGCTGCGAGTACATGACCGGTGGCGTCGTCGTGGTGCTCGGCTCGACGGGCATGAACTTTGGCGCTGGCTTCACTGGTGGTCTCGCCTATGTGCTCGACCTCGATCGCAACTTTGTCGATCGCTACAACCATGAACTCATCGACATCTTGCGCCTGTCGCCTGAGGGCATGGAACATCATCTGCAGCACCTCAAGCGCCTGGTCACGCGACATGTGTTCGAGACTGAGAGCAGTTGGGGTCGAACGCTGTTGACGGAGTATCGTGACTTCGTAGGCAAGTTCTGGCTGGTCAAACCCAAGGCAGCGAGCCTCGAATCGCTGATCGACAGCTTGAAGAGGGCCGCATGA
- a CDS encoding porin translates to MRRSPLTAAVLALFAPWAHAEGDWLVFGHVAAAASANQAPDSWSQGGVGRYLDDDARLSAHIGINWQPSLEWELMIHARADTDSDGNAQALGLVETYVARNVFLDHGSSLRVRAGQFFLPSSREAIDPLWQSRYQLSLSALNSWIAEEYRPIGVDVAWRNDPESASELEFGLTAFGGNDSSGTLLAWRGFSSHDRLSVLGEVLPLPALPTLDSGFAGQRDDGSKPFGPDLDGRIGYAARIRVGQRERFRLLASLNDNRGDRELHRGEYAWATRFWQFGAEWRWNESWTLAAEHLQGRTGMGTQTGPHVDIDYRTTYALASWQFHPEWRASARWERFAIDDRDGVQEDNSDRGHGPTLSVLYSPSEHWRFGLEWQHLNTHHAASSLIGTETETAGQVVRVEARFLF, encoded by the coding sequence ATGCGACGATCCCCACTCACTGCTGCGGTACTCGCGCTGTTCGCCCCATGGGCCCACGCCGAGGGCGATTGGCTGGTTTTCGGCCACGTTGCTGCGGCGGCATCTGCCAATCAAGCACCAGACAGTTGGAGCCAGGGTGGCGTCGGGCGCTATCTCGATGATGACGCCCGCTTGAGCGCGCATATCGGCATCAATTGGCAGCCTAGCCTCGAATGGGAGCTGATGATTCACGCCCGGGCCGATACCGATTCCGACGGTAACGCGCAAGCGTTGGGTTTGGTCGAGACTTATGTGGCGCGGAACGTGTTCCTCGATCATGGCAGCAGCCTCCGCGTTCGCGCTGGCCAGTTCTTTTTGCCATCGTCGCGCGAAGCGATCGATCCACTTTGGCAGTCACGCTACCAGTTGAGCCTGTCCGCCCTGAACAGTTGGATTGCTGAGGAGTATCGGCCAATCGGTGTGGACGTGGCCTGGCGCAATGACCCTGAGTCGGCGTCGGAACTGGAATTCGGCCTGACGGCCTTCGGCGGCAATGACAGTTCTGGCACGCTGCTCGCCTGGCGCGGCTTCAGCAGCCACGATCGGTTGAGCGTGCTCGGGGAAGTGCTGCCGTTGCCCGCATTGCCGACGCTCGATTCGGGGTTTGCCGGTCAACGCGATGATGGCAGCAAGCCGTTTGGGCCCGATCTCGATGGCCGCATCGGCTATGCCGCGCGCATTCGTGTGGGCCAACGTGAGCGCTTCCGGCTCCTCGCAAGCCTCAATGACAATCGGGGCGACCGCGAACTCCATCGCGGCGAATACGCTTGGGCAACGCGTTTTTGGCAGTTCGGTGCCGAATGGCGGTGGAACGAGTCCTGGACGTTAGCCGCCGAGCACTTGCAAGGTCGAACCGGCATGGGCACGCAAACCGGGCCGCATGTGGACATCGACTATCGAACCACCTATGCGCTGGCTTCTTGGCAGTTCCATCCCGAATGGCGTGCTTCCGCACGCTGGGAACGCTTTGCGATTGATGACCGCGATGGCGTGCAGGAAGACAACAGCGATCGCGGCCATGGCCCCACGCTGAGCGTCCTGTACAGCCCGAGCGAACACTGGCGGTTTGGGTTGGAATGGCAGCATCTGAACACCCATCACGCCGCCAGCAGCTTGATCGGCACCGAAACCGAGACGGCAGGCCAAGTGGTGCGCGTCGAGGCGCGGTTCTTGTTCTGA
- a CDS encoding S1C family serine protease — protein sequence MSRRMPNKIESLGVYQVYTGTGTGSGWLIDERHLLTNCHVVQPFRDVAIELRNRTRIRATVRRLHPYRDLAIVELSEPLDGTVLALGDDSKLKPKQSVHILGFPIGLPLSVTEGVISHPHQRFDNQYYVQTDAAINPGNSGGPILDDERRIIAVTTCKLDADSVGFGIPVNDVRKFIGEFREQSVPFGVQCPVCEVLITKAQRYCQQCGSNLETQHHFADYFSDVETDPLAHFVETALTRAGIDPVIARHGHQNWSCHAGTAPIKAWCCCSEHLNFSSPMVETPTRGVDELFGYLLDEEHAPFSFDLDGSIVRMNCVIHTTDVFSTRDREHLIERVGEFIRRADKVDGHLVNHFGCVPAPDSQMQSGH from the coding sequence ATGAGCCGACGTATGCCAAACAAGATCGAATCATTAGGCGTCTATCAGGTCTACACTGGTACCGGCACGGGCAGCGGCTGGCTGATCGACGAGCGCCATCTGCTGACCAACTGCCATGTGGTGCAGCCGTTTCGCGATGTCGCCATCGAGCTTCGGAACCGCACGCGCATTCGGGCGACTGTGCGAAGGCTGCATCCGTATCGCGACCTCGCCATTGTCGAATTGAGCGAGCCGCTGGACGGCACGGTTTTGGCGCTTGGTGACGACAGCAAGTTGAAGCCCAAGCAGTCTGTGCACATTCTCGGGTTTCCGATTGGACTGCCGTTGTCGGTGACCGAGGGCGTGATTTCGCATCCGCATCAACGCTTCGACAATCAGTACTACGTGCAGACGGATGCGGCAATCAATCCGGGCAACTCGGGCGGACCCATTCTGGATGACGAGCGGCGCATCATCGCCGTCACCACCTGCAAACTCGATGCCGATTCGGTGGGCTTCGGGATTCCGGTCAATGATGTCCGCAAGTTCATCGGTGAGTTCCGCGAGCAATCCGTGCCGTTTGGCGTGCAGTGCCCGGTCTGCGAGGTCCTGATCACCAAGGCGCAGCGCTATTGTCAGCAGTGCGGCAGCAATCTGGAAACCCAGCATCATTTCGCCGACTACTTCTCCGATGTCGAAACCGACCCGCTGGCCCATTTCGTCGAGACCGCCTTGACCCGCGCCGGCATCGATCCGGTGATCGCGAGGCACGGCCATCAGAACTGGTCCTGTCACGCGGGCACCGCGCCCATCAAGGCCTGGTGTTGCTGCAGCGAACATCTGAATTTTTCGTCGCCGATGGTAGAGACCCCGACGCGCGGCGTGGATGAGTTGTTCGGGTACCTGCTTGATGAAGAGCACGCGCCGTTCTCGTTTGATCTCGACGGCTCCATTGTCCGCATGAACTGCGTGATTCATACGACCGACGTGTTCAGCACCCGCGATCGTGAGCACCTGATCGAACGCGTCGGCGAGTTCATTCGGCGTGCCGACAAAGTCGATGGGCATCTCGTGAACCATTTCGGGTGTGTGCCCGCACCGGATTCGCAGATGCAATCCGGGCACTGA
- the hemF gene encoding oxygen-dependent coproporphyrinogen oxidase produces the protein MNTVAVEQYLLGLQDRICRAIEAADGSATFREDAWTRAEGGGGRTRILRDGAVFEQAGIGFSRVSGTSLPASATAHRPELAGRPWQAMGVSLVFHPRNPYVPTTHLNVRLFSTTDDQPLWWFGGGFDLTPFYPELDDTRHWHQVAHDLSAPFGPEVYPEYKAWCDRYFFLKHRQETRGVGGLFFDDLHRWPFEQCFAYQRAVGDGFLDAYLPIVAKRRDTPYGERQRQFQLYRRGRYVEFNLVFDRGTLFGLQSGGRTESILMSMPPLVRWEYGFQPEPDSEEAQLAAFLTPRDWLAET, from the coding sequence ATGAATACAGTCGCCGTAGAGCAGTACTTGCTGGGTTTGCAAGATCGGATCTGCCGCGCCATCGAAGCCGCCGATGGCAGTGCGACGTTTCGTGAGGATGCCTGGACGCGTGCCGAGGGCGGCGGTGGCCGCACGCGGATTCTTCGCGATGGCGCGGTGTTCGAACAGGCCGGAATCGGCTTTTCGCGGGTGTCGGGTACGAGTCTGCCCGCGTCAGCGACGGCCCATCGGCCTGAGCTTGCCGGCCGGCCGTGGCAGGCCATGGGTGTGTCGCTGGTGTTTCATCCGCGGAACCCGTATGTGCCAACCACGCATCTGAACGTGCGCTTGTTTTCGACGACGGATGACCAACCGTTGTGGTGGTTTGGGGGCGGGTTCGATCTGACGCCATTTTATCCGGAACTGGACGACACACGACATTGGCATCAAGTCGCCCATGATCTGTCGGCGCCATTCGGGCCCGAGGTGTATCCGGAGTACAAAGCCTGGTGCGACCGCTACTTCTTTCTGAAACATCGCCAAGAAACCCGCGGCGTTGGCGGCTTGTTCTTCGACGACTTGCATCGCTGGCCGTTCGAGCAGTGTTTCGCGTATCAACGCGCGGTGGGCGATGGTTTTCTGGACGCGTACCTGCCGATTGTGGCGAAGCGTCGCGACACGCCCTATGGGGAACGCCAACGTCAGTTCCAACTATACCGGCGTGGCCGTTATGTGGAATTCAATCTGGTGTTCGATCGCGGGACGTTGTTTGGATTGCAGTCGGGTGGACGCACGGAATCCATCCTGATGTCCATGCCGCCGCTCGTGCGCTGGGAATACGGATTTCAACCCGAGCCGGACAGTGAGGAGGCGCAGCTCGCGGCGTTTCTGACGCCGCGTGATTGGTTGGCTGAAACCTGA